The segment TGCTATAAGCTGCCGTACTACCAATGGCATAAAACCAGTTAGTATGCTGAACAGATCCATCAAGAAGCGAACTATTGGAATTCGTCGGACCATGCGCACCATTACCCAATTCAAGACCTGCCCAATTTGACAATCGCGTGTCTGTATAAGCGTTCACTGCAATCGGAACGATGCCTGCCGCCGCGACATCTGAAAGTGGATTCGTTGTTTGCAGCCAAATATTTTTTTGACTATATCCAGGCCAAGTCAGACGAAAGCGATACTTTCCGGCAGTCACAAAATCCGGAATCTTATTCAAAATAGAATAAAGATTCCCTGTGGGCGCTCCCGTGTTTTTACTAATTGCATCTCCGACAGTGGTAAAATATCCCCCGGCAATATTGTGTCGGAAAATTCGCGTCCAGCCTCCACCATCTGCCGTCATGTCACAGTATGCCTGATAAGAAGTTCCAGCGCCCGCCCCATCAGAATCGATCGTATAGGTGCCACTCGCTGGACTTCCCATTAAAGTCAGAATTTCCTTACACGATTTCGGATAACACTGAGTGGCGGCTATGAAGGCCGGTTTACTTGCCGCGATGAACTGCGCCCATTCAGTTGTCGAATGAGTCGGCACAAACAAGTCACTGCTTGCATGGTTATTCTGCACGGTATAGCAGGCTCCTTGAGCGCCACCATCTTTCGCATAGATTCTCATCGAACCGCCACCCGCAGGGATACGATAGCCCTCACTCAAGGTGTTGATCCCTGCAATCCATGGAAAAAGAATAAGCATGACTAAAAACTTCTTCATTCTATTTTTCGCTTAAGATTTTTTCAAGACGCTCAAGGCGCACTTTCAAATCTTGATTTTCTTTCTCAAGTTTATTTAACCGAGTTTGAGAATTATCCTGAACACTTGCCACAGTTCGCTGTACGTTTTGAACTTGCGATTCACAGCGAGTTTCCGCTTGAAGGCGTTCCTGATGTTCCTGCTTTAACGCTTCCACCAGAATGGCAACGATATTTCCGTACTGAACGGCTTTATATCCTGATTTTCTATCAGTCTTCACAAGCTCAGGATAAATTTTCTCAACTTCCTGAGCGATGAAGCCCACAGTCTTTTCATCATTACTTTTCCAAACGAAACTCACACCACGAAGCTGCAACACTTTTGCCAAGGCATCTGGCAAAGTGATGATATCTTTTTTCAAGCGCGCATCTGAGGTGTAAAGATAAGAGGCTGCTTTGACATTGCCATTAACTTCCAGAACCTCACTTGGCGCTGTCGTACCAATGCCAACATTTCCTGATGATAAGATTGTTATTTTAGCAGTATCTAAAGGACCAATCATCAATGAACCCGAAACACCATTCGTAAGACCAAAACCAATAGTTGTCGAATTCGAAGCCGTCACTGTGTTTGAGCGCCCAAAGATACTGGCATTTCCGGCATTATTGCTCACCGTATTTGAAGAACCTATGACTGTCAGGTTGTAACCAAAATTCGACAAGCTTGTAGTAAAGCTATTGGAACTACCGACGACATGCATTCCCGAGGCATTGCCTCCCCCGGAATTCGTGATGCTATTGCTGGATCCTAAAATATAGTTTCCGCCGGCAAACGTAGAGTTACCACCACCGATAATCGCGTCTCCACTTACTTGGAATTTAGTCACAGGAGTTGTGGTTCCAATTCCCACGTTACCACCGGCTTGAACAGTCACTCGAGTCGCGTTATTCGTTTTAATATTTAAGTCAAAGTTGTCATTGTTGCCCAGGTTTGAAGTGGCCCCAAAACTATTACCGCCATTTACAAACCCAGAATAAATTGAACTCATAGCATAGCAGCCGTAATTTCCAGAAGCATCGAAACTCAAAATTTGATTTACAGCGCAGGTTACTGCCTGCTGAACTGTTCCAGTTCCATTTGTTCCAAGCAAACGGTTGGCGGCCAAAGAAGAGGCACCAGTACCACCATTTGCAATCGGCAAAACTCCAGTTACCGCAGCCGACTGACTCATGTCGATCGCGCCAAAGACGGGGGCGCCGCCCCCAGCAGGAACTCGCAGTACTTGATTTGCCGTGCCTGCGGCCGTCGACGTCGGACTTGCACCGACTCCTCCACCAAGAACGACTCCGTTAGCGGTAAGAAGTGACGATGAAGCCATCGTCGATGACGAAGAAAAATATGGAATTCCACCTGAGGTGCCACTGGTCAAACCAGTTCCACCTTTGCCAACAGTTACTGTATTCAAAGTGGGATTTGGATAAGTACCAGATAGATCCCCACCAGCAGCGCCACCAGGCGCAACTCCCGAAATAGTGACGTTCGCTGCCGCAGTTAATCGACCTTGGGCATCCACCGTAAATGTTGGCACTTGTGTTGCCGATCCATAGGCGGCCGGGGTCACTGCGGTATTTGCCAATGAAATCGTTCCACTCGATGTAATAGGCCCACCTGACAGTCCAGTCCCCGTCGCAACACTTGTGACTGTCCCATTTGTTGGAGTCACCCACTTCAAACCACCAGACTGTGCGGAGTCCGCTGAAAGAACTTGGCCGTTAGTACCAACAGTCAGTGACACATCGTTAGTTCCATCATTCGTAATTAAAGCACCTTTAGTAGAAATAGGAGAGATTGCATTGAACGCAGTAATTGCTGTTGAGGCACCCGTACCGCCATTGGCAAGTGGCAAGACCCCTGTCACTTCAGATGCTAAATTGACAGAAGCTCCATTCGTGGCGGCCGTGAGTCTACCTTGAGCATCGACAGTAATATTGGCTCTGGTATAAGAACCCGCAGTCACAGCAGTATTTGCCAGATTGAGTGTCACTGCTCCCGATGAGCCACCACCAGAGAGTCCCGTACCAGCGCTCACACTTGTAATTGTTCCACCTGAACCATTTGCAGAAGCAATAGAGACCCAAGCTCCTGAATTATACTGATAGATAACTTTAGAATCGGTCGCAAAATAGATTGCGCCCGCAGAAGGAGAAGCAGGCTTACTTGCATCCAAA is part of the Bdellovibrio svalbardensis genome and harbors:
- a CDS encoding fibrinogen-like YCDxxxxGGGW domain-containing protein; amino-acid sequence: MKKFLVMLILFPWIAGINTLSEGYRIPAGGGSMRIYAKDGGAQGACYTVQNNHASSDLFVPTHSTTEWAQFIAASKPAFIAATQCYPKSCKEILTLMGSPASGTYTIDSDGAGAGTSYQAYCDMTADGGGWTRIFRHNIAGGYFTTVGDAISKNTGAPTGNLYSILNKIPDFVTAGKYRFRLTWPGYSQKNIWLQTTNPLSDVAAAGIVPIAVNAYTDTRLSNWAGLELGNGAHGPTNSNSSLLDGSVQHTNWFYAIGSTAAYSTPAGIPADTGIIATGGVAEVNLWIKEDDTYVSYNSCKDILDSGASIGSGIYTIDPGNIGTPIPVVCDMTTDGGGWTRVMYHDYPLGGLFANNAEALSYNTTAPLASRYSILSRLSSFVRSGKYELKIDWPGSTTARNWWTQTSNFTSQAAAGYVGIAIQSTSNYWGGLEYGIPGNSLADGSVGSVNWFYGVGAQTTWGTPAGIPASDELMGSGVSVPRMELWVK
- a CDS encoding tail fiber domain-containing protein, coding for MRKTCTLPFLFLLWLGVVRANAAPATLTYQGRILKSDGSPLEYSSVSFQFEVLAPNKTCVLYREQLNHVDMTNSSGVFDATIGNSHSYPAAPTFTILDAFNNALSQTCDGNSPYNPGLTDGRFLRVKFHDGNSWKTISPDNEIRTVPYAGFSASSAMLGSNVATDFVLKTEVNNNINCDSGNFLTWDASTRKFGCSGVSGASGGTVKTVTASAGSNPYLTVSADTVNPVVTLNVGTIAGTVAAGNDSRFSDARTPTGAAGGVLNGTYPNPSLADNSVTNSKIADAAVSTSKLFANPGVNRLVGTDSSTGSTLSPIVCSSGQILTWNVATGWQCTNQSSLAVGSASLATNFSGNLAGDVTGTQGASSVDRIKGYPLNFTVAPSIGQVLKFNGTHWAPAADSNAGGTVTNVSGTAPVTVTNGATTPLISMARATGAVDGYLAAADWTVFNNKQTALGFTPLNPANNLSELTAATARTNLGLGTAATKNFPAAGDAVAAEVVLGNDTRLTNSRAPTGAAGGDLTGTYPNPTLAAIVTASTGTKITYDAKGRVTSSAALAATDIPSLDWTKITTGKPTTLSGYGITDSLVSNAGGAPSIQTGLDASKPASPSAGAIYFATDSKVIYQYNSGAWVSIASANGSGGTITSVSAGTGLSGGGSSGAVTLNLANTAVTAGSYTRANITVDAQGRLTAATNGASVNLASEVTGVLPLANGGTGASTAITAFNAISPISTKGALITNDGTNDVSLTVGTNGQVLSADSAQSGGLKWVTPTNGTVTSVATGTGLSGGPITSSGTISLANTAVTPAAYGSATQVPTFTVDAQGRLTAAANVTISGVAPGGAAGGDLSGTYPNPTLNTVTVGKGGTGLTSGTSGGIPYFSSSSTMASSSLLTANGVVLGGGVGASPTSTAAGTANQVLRVPAGGGAPVFGAIDMSQSAAVTGVLPIANGGTGASSLAANRLLGTNGTGTVQQAVTCAVNQILSFDASGNYGCYAMSSIYSGFVNGGNSFGATSNLGNNDNFDLNIKTNNATRVTVQAGGNVGIGTTTPVTKFQVSGDAIIGGGNSTFAGGNYILGSSNSITNSGGGNASGMHVVGSSNSFTTSLSNFGYNLTVIGSSNTVSNNAGNASIFGRSNTVTASNSTTIGFGLTNGVSGSLMIGPLDTAKITILSSGNVGIGTTAPSEVLEVNGNVKAASYLYTSDARLKKDIITLPDALAKVLQLRGVSFVWKSNDEKTVGFIAQEVEKIYPELVKTDRKSGYKAVQYGNIVAILVEALKQEHQERLQAETRCESQVQNVQRTVASVQDNSQTRLNKLEKENQDLKVRLERLEKILSEK